TCGTCGCTGCAGGCCCAGGCAAGACTCTGGAAAACGGTGAAGTGCGTGCGCTGGCCGTTAAAGTCGGTGACAAGGTTGTATTCGGTCCTTACTCCGGCAGCAACACTGTGAAAGTTGACGGCGAAGACCTGCTGGTCATGGCTGAGAACGAGATTCTCGCTGTACTGGAAGGCTGATTTTCCCGCTCATTTTTCCGTTACTCCAAAGAATTTAAGGAATATCGATCATGGCTGCTAAAGAAGTTAAATTCGGCGATTCCGCCCGTAAGAAAATGCTCACCGGTGTCAACGTCCTGGCTGACGCAGTAAAAGCGACCCTGGGCCCGAAAGGCCGTAACGTGATCATCGAGAAGAGCTTCGGCGCTCCGACCATCACCAAGGACGGCGTTTCCGTAGCCAAAGAAATCGAACTGGAAGACCGTTTCGAGAACATGGGCGCGCAGCTGGTCAAAGACGTTGCCTCCCGTGCCAACGATGACGCAGGCGACGGCACCACCACCGCTACCGTTCTGGCTCAAGCCATCGTCAACGAAGGCTACAAAGCCGTCGCTGCCGGCATGAACCCGATGGACCTCAAGCGCGGCATCGACAAGGCGACCATCGCCGTCGTCGCTGAGCTGAAAAACCTGTCCAAGCCATGCGCCGACACCAAGGCTATCGCTCAGGTAGGCACCATCTCCGCCAACTCCGACAGCTCCATCGGCGACATCATTGCCGAAGCCATGGAAAAAGTCGGTAAAGAAGGCGTGATCACCGTTGAAGAAGGCACTGGCCTGGAAAACGAACTGTCGGTTGTAGAAGGCATGCAGTTCGACCGTGGCTACCTGTCCCCGTACTTCGTCAACAAGCCAGAGACCATGGTTGCCGAGCTGGACAGCCCGCTGATCCTGCTGGTCGACAAAAAGATCTCGAACATCCGCGAAATGCTGCCAGTTCTGGAAGCCGTTGCCAAAGCCGGCCGCCCACTGCTGATCGTTTCCGAAGACGTTGAAGGCGAAGCCCTGGCGACGCTGGTTGTGAACAACATGCGTGGCATCGTTAAAGTCGCAGCCGTCAAGGCTCCAGGCTTCGGCGACCGTCGCAAGGCCATGCTGCAGGACATCGCCGTTCTGACCGGCGGTACCGTTATCTCCGAAGAGATCGGCCTGAGCCTGGAAAGCGCCACCCTGGAAAACCTGGGCAGTGCCAAGCGCGTGACCATCTCCAAAGAAAACACCATCATCGTTGACGGTGCTGGCGTAGAGCAGGACATCCAGGCTCGCATCACTCAGATCCGTGCCCAGGTTGCCGAGACTTCGTCCGACTACGACCGTGAAAAACTGCAAGAGCGTCTGGCCAAGCTGTCCGGCGGCGTTGCAGTGATCAAGGTTGGCGCTGGTTCCGAAGTTGAAATGAAGAGAAGAAAGCCCGCGTTGAAGACGCCCTGCACGCTACCCGTGCAGCCGTTGAAGAAGGCGTGGTACCTGGCGGTGGCGTTGCGCTGATCCGTGCTCTGGAAGCCCTGACCGGCCTGACCGGCGACAACGCTGACCAGAACGTCGGTATCGCTGTACTGCGTCGTGCTGTTGAAGCACCTCTGCGTCAGATCGCTGCCAACTCCGGCGACGAGCCAAGCGTTGTGGTCAACGAAGTCAAGAACGGCAAAGGTAACTACGGTTACAACGCTGCGACTGGCGTGTACGGCGACATGATCGAAATGGGCATCCTGGACCCTACCAAGGTGACCCGTTCGGCCTTGCAGGCAGCTGCCTCCATCGGTGGCTTGATCCTGACCACCGAAGCGGCCATCGCTGACAAGCCTAAGGCTGAAGGCGCAGCTGGCGGCGGTATGCCAGACATGGGCGGCATGGGTGGCATGGGCGGCATGATGTAAGCCAGCCTTACCCGGCTAATAAAAAGCCCCGCCTGCAGTGATGCAGGCGGGGCTTTTTATGCCTGGGTTTTGCCAGGCGTGAGGGTGCATCAGCCTGCCAACCTCTTTGTGGGTGGGGGGTGAAGCGATAGTGAAAAACTCGTGAAGCGAATCAATTGGTTGAAAAAACTTATAGAGTCACTCCACTGCCCTAGTCGTAAGCCACACTTGGCCTTAAGCTGCGCGAGCCAACACGGCCGTTACCGCGTACGGAGACACTGCCCATGCGAATTTTATTGGTTGAAGACAACCGCGATATTCTGGCCAACCTGGCGGATTACCTGGGGCTCAAGGGCTACACCGTGGACTGTGCGCAGGACGGTTTGTCGGGCCTGCACCTGGCCGCCACCGAGCATTACGACCTGATCGTGCTCGACATCATGCTGCCCGGTATCGACGGCTACACCCTGTGCAAGCGCCTGCGCGAAGACGCGCGCCGTGATACGCCGGTGATCATGCTCACTGCCCGTGATCAGTTGGATGATCGGCTGCAGGGCTTCAAGTCCGGCGCTGATGATTACCTGCTCAAACCGTTTGCCCTGTCGGAGCTGGCCGCACGCATCGAAGCCGTGTTGCGCCGTGCCCAGGGGGGCGGTCGTCGGGCGCTGCAGGTTGGTGATCTGAGCTACGACCTCGATACCCTGGAAGTGACCCGCGAAGGGCGCCTGCTCAAGCTCAACCCTGTCGGCCTCAAACTGCTGGCGGTGCTGATGCAGAAAAGCCCGCATGTACTGCGCCGTGAAATCCTCGAAGAAGCCCTGTGGGGCGACGACTGCCCCGACAGCGACAGCTTGCGCAGCCACGTGCACCAACTGCGCCAAGTGATCGATAAACCGTTCGCCAAGCCGTTGCTGCAAACGGTGCACGGCGTGGGTTATCGCTTGGCCGAGGGACGAGATGGAGTTTAAGCAAAGCCTTGCCCAACGGATCATCATCGCTTTCGCGTTGATGAGTGCGTTGGTGGCGGGAGCCTTCGCCATGGGCATCGTCGCGACTGTGCACCTGGTGGAAGAGAAGTTGATTTCGGCGGGCCTGGGTGGTGACCTGCAGCGCCTGTTGCTAATGGATACCGTCGAAGACTGGCGGCACCGTCCTGAGCCGGACCAGTTGTTTTACTTCAGCGGTGGCCCTGGCGACTTCGAGTTACCCAAGGACCTGCGGCATCTGGAGCCGGGTTTCCACGAAGTGTTTCGCGAGACCCTGTCGTACCACGCGATGGTCGAAGTGGTCGACGGCCGGCGCTATGTGCTGTTGCAGGATCAAAGTGATTTTGAAGAGCGCGAGCGCGTGCTGTTTGCCGTGGTGCTGGTGGGCTTTGTGCTCAGCCTGGCGCTGGCCGTGTTCCTCGGCTGGGTGCTGGCCCGCAAGGTGATGGCACCGGTGGTGCGCCTGGCCCGTCAGGTGCGGCATCGCGACCAGTTACTGGGTCTGGCGCCGCCCCTGGCGCCGGACTACGCGGCCGACGAAGTGGGCGAGCTGGCCGTCGCGTTCGACGCCACGCTGGGGCGCTTGCGCCAGGCATTGTCCCGTGAGCAAATGTTTACCAGCGATGTCAGCCACGAGCTGCGCACGCCCTTGATGGTGTTGGCCAGCTCCTGCGAGTTGTTGCTGGAGAATCCGGCCATCGACCAGCGCGGGCGTAACCAGGTGTTGCGTATCGCCAGGGCGTGTGAAGAAATGCGCGAGCTGGTGCAGACCTTCCTGATGCTGGCCCGTGCCCAGCACGACGCCGCCGCCATGTCGCCGCAAGTCAGCCTGACGCAGGTGGCCGATGACCTGCTCGGCATCTGGCGCGGGCCTATCGAGCAAAAAGGCCTGGAATTGATCTATCAGCCGGGCAACCCCCTCGATACGCGTTACAACACCACCTTCCTGCATGCGGTGATGGGCAATCTGCTGCGCAACGCCCTGCATTACACCGAGCAGGGTTTTATCCGGCTTACCCTGGAGCCGAGCGGGTTTGTGGTAGAGGACAGCGGTGTCGGTATACCCGAGGACAAGCGTGAGGCGATGTTCGAGCCTTTTGTGCGCGGCAGCGAAAAACGCGGTGAGGGCCTGGGGCTGGGCCTGTCACTGGTCCAGCGGATCTGCGAGAACCAGGGCTGGAGCGTCAGCCTGAGCACCATGGAGCCCAATGGCTGCCGCTTTCATGTCGAATTGAGTCAGGTCAAAGCCTGACCGCTTCCCCTGCCGCTATTCTGCCGAAGTACCCCGTACTTCGGCGAAGATGGCCCCATGCTATTGCATGTGTCTGTAAAGTCTTGAAATGTATGGGATTGGACAGGACAAGTTTTTCACAACGGGTTGACCTGTTGATCACAGGGCGCTGAGTAAGGTTGCAGGCATCAGCACCTGGAGATCCGTTGATGTCTAAATCTATCAAGCTCGAATTTTCCGAAAAGTACGACGACGATCACGCCCACGAATATTTGCTCAAGCATCAGGACAATCTGGCTCGCCGGTTGTCCCACAAACGCGACGAGCAACTGGCCCGTGGTGCGTTGGCGATGGCCGGTGAGCCTGGCCTGGTGCTGGACCTGCCGTGTGGTGCCGGGCGTTTCTGGCCGCTGCTGGCGGAAAAACCCAACCGCGTAATCATCGGCGCTGACAATTCGGCGTCTATGCTGAAGGTGGCAACGGTCGCCCAACCCGCGGATGTAGTGAAACGGGTACGGCCCTTGCAGACATCTGCCTTTGATATCGATTTGCCTGATAACTCGGTCGACAGCATCTTCTGTATGCGCCTGTTGCACCACATTGGTGATCCGGCGCACCGGCTGGCGATACTGCGGGAGTTTCAACGTGTTACCCGCGACAGCGTGATCATTTCGCTGTGGGTTGATGGCAACTTCAAAGCCTGGAAGCGCAAGCGGCTGGAAGGCAAGCGTCGCGAGAACGGTGAGCAGGAAGGTTACCAAAATAGATTTGTGTTACCGGCTGCTACTGTAGAAGCAGAATTTGAAGAAGCCGGTTTTCGTGTCCAGGAGTCTCTGGACTTCATACCGCTGTACGCCATGTGGCGAGTGTATGTATTGCGCAAGAGGTAGCAGGATGGCAGTTGAGTGCGTAGCAGGCAGTCCGGTAGCGCCCGAAGAACGCTTCGATTATTTCTGGCGTCAGCAAGGCGAGTGGGTCGAGGAACCCAACCGGCGGCGTGGCGGTGAAAGCGGTGTGCAGCGGGTAAAGAGCGCCAATGGCCGCTTGCTCTACAGCAAACGTCAGACTGGCCATATCTACCGCAGTTGGCTGCACCCGTTCGGCCGCCCTACCGTGCTGCGCGAGCGTGATGCGCTCAAGGGCCTTCGCTTGCTGGATGTACGCGTGCCGGAAATGGTCTTTTGCGAGGCGCGTCGCGACCCCGAGTACCGCTGGAAGGCATTGCTGGTAACGGCTGCCCTCGATGGCTTCGACGAAATTGAAAACTGGTACGCCGCGGGTGGTCGCGAGCAGTACGGCGAGTTGGTACACGAGCGGGTGCTCAAGGAATTGGCCGGTACCCTGGCGCGGATGCATAAGGGCCGCTGGCAGCATGGTTGCCTCTACATCAAGCACATTTTTGTACGTGTCACCGGTGCCGGTGACTCGGCCAATGTGGAAGTGGCGTTGCTGGATTTCGAGAAATGCCGTCAGCGTTTGACCGCTTATCGGGCGGCTTCCCATGACATGCTGCAACTGCGTCGCCATTCGTCGTGGAACGATACTGATTGGGAAAAACTCAGCTACTTTTACGAGACGGCGTTTGGCAGCGCTATCAAGGGTTTAACCAAATGAAGCTAGAAATAGCACGAGGTTTGTTCCTGGTTGGGGCGTTGGGGGTTGCAGCCCTGGCTCTGGCCGCGTGGGAGCTGCCTCGCACACAGGTGCTGAGTGCGGCGCAGGGGAGCGGGCAGTGCCTGCTGCCGCGTGTTGCCAAGGTTAGTGTGGCGGCCAAGCCTGATCATGAGTTGTTGCTGTTCATGTTTGGGATGTCTCAGGGGATGAGGCCGCAAAGTTGAAACGATTTGAATCTACCGAAGGGTCTTGCGATGTGAGGCCCTTTTTTTTGGCTGTGCGTTAGGGGGAGGGGGTATATCCGTTGCTGTGGTAACGGCTGAGTATGGTTCCGCTCTTACAGCGGGTCACTTTTGGAAGGACCCAAAAGTAACCAAAAGGTCCTCGCCCCATCACTCGGCACCTCGCTTAGGCTCGGCATGCCCTCACTCCGGCTTGAATCCGTGGGCCGCCGCGATGGGCCATCCATGGCCCAGCGCGGCTAACCCGGCGTCCTGCCGGGTTGCCCACGGATTCAAGCCTGCGTTCGGCCATCGTGATTGACGGGGCGTCTCAGATCACAATCAAAAGCCCTAGATCAAAAGATCGCTGACTTCGTCAGCGGTAAGGATGTAAGGGCCACGGCAAAAACAAAGCAAAGCGAGGCGGCCTGGCAGCCGACCTGAGCATTGAAGCTGTACTCGGTTCAAATGTGGGAGCTGGCTTGCCTGCGAAAGTATCAACTCGGTGTGCCTGATGTACCGAGGTGTCTGCATCGCAGCGATGCGGCGACCCGACAAGCCAGCTCCCACAGAAAACGCCAATCCACTGTGTTCCCGCTCTTGATCTACACCACTCAGGTCGGCTACTAGGCCGCCGTGCCCTGCTTTTGATCGTGATCTTGATCTTAGGCGCCCCATTAAACACGCTGGCCGCACGCAGGCTTGAATACGTGGGTAACCCGGCAGGACGCCGGGTTAGCCGCGCTGGGCCAAGGATGGCCCATCGCGGCGGCCCACGGATTCAAGTCTGCGTGCGGGCACACCGAGCCTAAGCGAGGTGCCGAGTGTTGGGGCAAGAGCACTTTGGTTACTTTGGTGCTTTTCCAAAGTGACTCGCTGTAAGAGCGAAACCAATAGCCGCCATCACCGCAGCAACGGATATGTACACCCCCCACCCAATCAAATCAGATGCAGATGGTTATCCCAAAACCCTGCCGGCAACTCCAACGGCTTGGCAACCAACTGTTTCTGACGACAATCATAGAACCGACAACGCCCCTGACCTGAAGTCACAACAAACCCATCCGCCACAGCCCCCACACCGGCACAGTCCGGCAGCGGCCCATCCAGGCGCAACTCCCCACTGTCCATGTCCCAGATAAAGAACCGGTTCCCCCGCGGTGCCGTCAGCGCCACCAGGCGCAATTCGCTGTGCACCGCGACACTGGCGGTGTAATGCCCCATCGCCTGCAACTGCTCATCCGCCACCGGGAACGCCACAAAAGGCTGCCCCGGGCGCTTGATCGCCAGCAACTCGGAACGCTCCTGGGACGAGCCCATAAACTGCTGCCCGGTCAGGATGGTGCCATCGCCGGCAATCCCCATATGCCGCACGCTGTTCATCTGCTGCCCCAGGGTTTCCTTGCTGATCAGGCTACCGTCGCGACGCATCAGCACCAGGCTCGGCTCCATGGCGTTGAGGTTCATCTCCACCCGGCTTTCAGCTTCGGTGCGAATACCGCCGTTGGCCACCACCAGGGTTTCGCCGTCGGGCATCCACGACACCTGATGCGGGCCGATACCGTGGGTGGAAATCTCGCCGCTGTGCACCAGCCGCTCACCTTCGAACCTGTACACGCCAAGCAGGCCGCGACCGGGGTCGGTCGTGTCGTTCTCGGTGGCATACAACCAGTCGCCGCTCTTGTGAATCACCGCGTGGCCATAGAAATGGCGATTGGCATTGGAGGTGATGGTTTGCAGCAGCGCGCCATCACGCAGGTCGATCAGGTAACTCTCGGTGCCCGGGCGACGGGCGACGAACAGCGCAATCGGCAGCGTCGGGTGGTTGATGATGTCGTGACAGCGCTGGCCGACCTGGGTCGCAAACACCGGCTTGCCGTCCAGGCGATAGCCCACGGCGTAGTGCTTGCCGTCCGCATCATCGCGTGCCGACAGCAGCAGCGGCCCCTTGTCTTTACCCTTGAACAATGTCCAGCCACCCAGCGTGAGGGCGCTGAGCAGCACGCTACCAACGGCCAAAGCCTGTCGCCTGAGCATCATCAGTCACCGTCGTTGGCGTTAAAGCCCAGTTGGATGCCCAACGCCTTGGCCAATTCGCCTTCGTGCAGGCGGTGGACGACGTTGAGGCTGTCGTAGATATCGTTGAGCTGCTGGCGCCCGGCATCGTCGGCCAGCAGTTCATTGAGGGTGCGCTGGTTGCTGGCGAACAGTTTCAGGGACGCGGCGTAGGCGGCGTCGATCTTGTCGGCCAACGGCTTCTGCTCGGCCGGCAGCAGGCCGCGCAGGCCCTTGTTGTCGACGCCGACCCACACGGTCTGGGCCGCCGCGAGGCTGGCCTCCAGGCTTTGCAGGGACGACTGGCTGCGCCAGGCATCGGCCTGGAACGGCTGCGGGATGCCTTTGGTCTGGCGGCCCATCGGCGTGCCGAGTTTTTTCTTCAAGGTGTCGAGTGCGGTCACCTGGACGCGCAGCAGATCGGCAATCGCTTCGTGGGAATCGGCGTAGCGCTGGTTTGGAAACTTGGTCATCTGCGCAAGCATGCCGTCGGTGCTGTTCCAGTTGGCCAGGATCTCTTCGGCCAGGGCTTTCTGGCGTTCGCCGATAGCCACCAGCAGCGGGCAGTAACGGGCCTTCTGGGCGTCGTCGGCGATGTCGGTCTTGGCGTCGTAGAGGATGTATTCGTAGGCCGACAGGCCCTGCACCACGACGCTGGACTTGGCGAGCGCGGCGCCGTCGATCTGCGGCTGGGCGCTGACCAGTTGCTCGACCTGGCGACCGACCAGGTTTTTCTTGTCCGGCCAGAACTGCACCTGCCATGAACGGTTGCCTTCAGCCAGTGGGCCGATCAGCAGGGGCTGCAGCTCGGCCCAGGCCTTTTGCGCGTGCAGGAAGTCGGCGCGCGCGGTGTCCAGGCTTTCCTTGCCCTGGCAGTAGGCGAGGGCGCTGACGGCCAACTGGCGGTCGGCTTCGACCCAGCGGCTGTAGGTCGGCAGAATCACTTGCTTGGCGATCGCCGCCGAGGTCACGGCTTGCGGGTCCTGGGGCGAGCAGGCGCCGAGGGCGAGGGCGGCCAGGCTGGTGAACAACAACTTGGGACGAAACATGTCGAGCTCCCTTCTGTAATTGGGGCAAAGCTTATAAAGAATTCAGGAACGCGAGCAATGCAGCGCGTTGCTCGGCGTTGAAGGACAGCACATGCTGCTGCGCCGCTTGTGCTTCACCGCCG
The genomic region above belongs to Pseudomonas poae and contains:
- a CDS encoding co-chaperone GroES translates to MSKLRPLHDRVVIRRSEEEKKTAGGIVLPGSAAEKANHGVIVAAGPGKTLENGEVRALAVKVGDKVVFGPYSGSNTVKVDGEDLLVMAENEILAVLEG
- the colR gene encoding two-component system response regulator ColR, which gives rise to MRILLVEDNRDILANLADYLGLKGYTVDCAQDGLSGLHLAATEHYDLIVLDIMLPGIDGYTLCKRLREDARRDTPVIMLTARDQLDDRLQGFKSGADDYLLKPFALSELAARIEAVLRRAQGGGRRALQVGDLSYDLDTLEVTREGRLLKLNPVGLKLLAVLMQKSPHVLRREILEEALWGDDCPDSDSLRSHVHQLRQVIDKPFAKPLLQTVHGVGYRLAEGRDGV
- a CDS encoding HAMP domain-containing sensor histidine kinase, with protein sequence MEFKQSLAQRIIIAFALMSALVAGAFAMGIVATVHLVEEKLISAGLGGDLQRLLLMDTVEDWRHRPEPDQLFYFSGGPGDFELPKDLRHLEPGFHEVFRETLSYHAMVEVVDGRRYVLLQDQSDFEERERVLFAVVLVGFVLSLALAVFLGWVLARKVMAPVVRLARQVRHRDQLLGLAPPLAPDYAADEVGELAVAFDATLGRLRQALSREQMFTSDVSHELRTPLMVLASSCELLLENPAIDQRGRNQVLRIARACEEMRELVQTFLMLARAQHDAAAMSPQVSLTQVADDLLGIWRGPIEQKGLELIYQPGNPLDTRYNTTFLHAVMGNLLRNALHYTEQGFIRLTLEPSGFVVEDSGVGIPEDKREAMFEPFVRGSEKRGEGLGLGLSLVQRICENQGWSVSLSTMEPNGCRFHVELSQVKA
- a CDS encoding class I SAM-dependent methyltransferase; amino-acid sequence: MSKSIKLEFSEKYDDDHAHEYLLKHQDNLARRLSHKRDEQLARGALAMAGEPGLVLDLPCGAGRFWPLLAEKPNRVIIGADNSASMLKVATVAQPADVVKRVRPLQTSAFDIDLPDNSVDSIFCMRLLHHIGDPAHRLAILREFQRVTRDSVIISLWVDGNFKAWKRKRLEGKRRENGEQEGYQNRFVLPAATVEAEFEEAGFRVQESLDFIPLYAMWRVYVLRKR
- a CDS encoding InaA protein; amino-acid sequence: MAVECVAGSPVAPEERFDYFWRQQGEWVEEPNRRRGGESGVQRVKSANGRLLYSKRQTGHIYRSWLHPFGRPTVLRERDALKGLRLLDVRVPEMVFCEARRDPEYRWKALLVTAALDGFDEIENWYAAGGREQYGELVHERVLKELAGTLARMHKGRWQHGCLYIKHIFVRVTGAGDSANVEVALLDFEKCRQRLTAYRAASHDMLQLRRHSSWNDTDWEKLSYFYETAFGSAIKGLTK
- a CDS encoding DUF1513 domain-containing protein, producing MLRRQALAVGSVLLSALTLGGWTLFKGKDKGPLLLSARDDADGKHYAVGYRLDGKPVFATQVGQRCHDIINHPTLPIALFVARRPGTESYLIDLRDGALLQTITSNANRHFYGHAVIHKSGDWLYATENDTTDPGRGLLGVYRFEGERLVHSGEISTHGIGPHQVSWMPDGETLVVANGGIRTEAESRVEMNLNAMEPSLVLMRRDGSLISKETLGQQMNSVRHMGIAGDGTILTGQQFMGSSQERSELLAIKRPGQPFVAFPVADEQLQAMGHYTASVAVHSELRLVALTAPRGNRFFIWDMDSGELRLDGPLPDCAGVGAVADGFVVTSGQGRCRFYDCRQKQLVAKPLELPAGFWDNHLHLI
- a CDS encoding imelysin, with the protein product MFRPKLLFTSLAALALGACSPQDPQAVTSAAIAKQVILPTYSRWVEADRQLAVSALAYCQGKESLDTARADFLHAQKAWAELQPLLIGPLAEGNRSWQVQFWPDKKNLVGRQVEQLVSAQPQIDGAALAKSSVVVQGLSAYEYILYDAKTDIADDAQKARYCPLLVAIGERQKALAEEILANWNSTDGMLAQMTKFPNQRYADSHEAIADLLRVQVTALDTLKKKLGTPMGRQTKGIPQPFQADAWRSQSSLQSLEASLAAAQTVWVGVDNKGLRGLLPAEQKPLADKIDAAYAASLKLFASNQRTLNELLADDAGRQQLNDIYDSLNVVHRLHEGELAKALGIQLGFNANDGD